The Quercus lobata isolate SW786 chromosome 9, ValleyOak3.0 Primary Assembly, whole genome shotgun sequence region TGGTACAAGCATGATTTCTCTAATCATGCCTCCAAGAGATCAAATATCCCGTGTTACCAAGATGTTGGGTGATGAATTTGGTACTGCCTCCAACATTAAAAGTAGGGTGAATCGCCAGTCTGTGCTTGGGGCAATTACATCTGCGCAGCAAAGGCTTAAACTTTACAACAAAGTTCCTCCCAATGGACTTGTGCTCTACACAGGAACAATTGTAACTGATGATGGGAAGGAAAAGAAGGTCACATTCGATTTTGAGCCGTTTAGGCCAATTAATGCATCCCTTTACCTTTGTGACAACAAGTTTCATACAGAAGCGCTGAATGAGCTTTTAGAATCTGATGACAAGTTTGGTTTTATTATCATGGATGGTAATGGGACCCTTTTTGGGACTTTAAGTGGTAATACTAGAGAGGTTCTTCATAAATTTAGTGTTGACCTTCCGAAGAAACATGGAAGAGGTGGGCAATCAGCTCTACGGTTTGCTCGTCTTCGAATGGAGAAACGCCACAACTATGTGAGGAAGACAGCGGAACTTGCCACTCAATTTTACATCAATGCTGCCACCAGCCAACCCAATGTCTCAGGGTTAATACTGGCTGGGTCTGCTGACTTCAAAACTGAGCTTAGTCAGTCAGACATGTTTGATCCTCGTCTTCAAGCCAAAATATTAAATGTGGTAGATGTCTCTTATGGAGGGGAGAATGGTTTCAATCAGGCCATTGAGTTGT contains the following coding sequences:
- the LOC115959862 gene encoding eukaryotic peptide chain release factor subunit 1-3-like — translated: MADQEADKNIEIWKIKKLIKALEAARGNGTSMISLIMPPRDQISRVTKMLGDEFGTASNIKSRVNRQSVLGAITSAQQRLKLYNKVPPNGLVLYTGTIVTDDGKEKKVTFDFEPFRPINASLYLCDNKFHTEALNELLESDDKFGFIIMDGNGTLFGTLSGNTREVLHKFSVDLPKKHGRGGQSALRFARLRMEKRHNYVRKTAELATQFYINAATSQPNVSGLILAGSADFKTELSQSDMFDPRLQAKILNVVDVSYGGENGFNQAIELSSEILSNVKFIQEKRLIGKYFEEISQDTGKYVFGVDDTLKTLEMGAVEILIVWENLDINRYVLKNNTTGEIVIKHLNKEQEADQSNFRAPVGSAEFEVQEKTSLLEWFATEYRKFGCSLEFVTNKSQEGSQFCRGFGGIGGILRYQLDIRSFDEFSDDGEVYDDSE